A region of Carassius auratus strain Wakin chromosome 11, ASM336829v1, whole genome shotgun sequence DNA encodes the following proteins:
- the traip gene encoding E3 ubiquitin-protein ligase TRAIP yields MPIRAYCTICSDFFDNSKDVSAIHCGHTFHYACLLQWFQSAPSKTCPQCRKQVSTRHIINKLFFDIAPEDDGTPVDPESLQNELDRMKAVLSGKEKEWRDKQKSVDTLKDTIEKQKKDLDRLRKEVGDKEMLCSVLRKQMNFLESQKNEGQAAKEEAKRLRVKMKTYESLDMVLQGQRSEVEAMITDMGVGQSAVEQLSIYCISLKKEYDNLKGSLKSSNEMCEKLKRELISSNSKLQKATTETNRTKEDMKALQNDLSNADKEITSLKKKVEVLQRTLSTPTRTNEAISRLVFESPAPLELKPPGHGPMTDSQEIDLNLTFDINTPEQVEKKPVQVPSKKMRLDPSASSFKNTENALGHSNARVKDDVMMGPMLRNSLLFRKNAFGSMLDPSKFGTVRSGYDGLGGRAKFIQPSPLSEIRPLAMKSKRKKVSRPVTSKPTSSLTTLDGFLE; encoded by the exons ATGCCCATTCGAGCATACTGCACCATCTGCTCAGATTTCTTTGATAATTCCAAAGATGTGTCTGCAATTCATTGTGGTCACACTTTTCATTATGCCTG TCTTCTCCAGTGGTTTCAGTCGGCCCCAAGCAAAACGTGTCCACAATGCAGGAAACAG GTCAGTACGCGGCACATCATCAACAAACTGTTCTTCGACATAGCACCAGAGGACGATGGGACGCCAGTGGATCCTGAAAGTTTACAG AATGAGCTTGATCGCATGAAAGCGGTGTTGTCTGGAAAAG AGAAAGAATGGAGGGACAAGCAGAAGTCAGTGGACACACTGAAAGACACAATTGAGAAGCAGAAGAAGGACCTGGACAGACTCCGCAAGGAAGTCGGAGACAAAGAGATGTTGTGTTCTGTCCTCCGG AAACAGATGAATTTCTTGGAGAGTCAGAAAAATGAAGGGCAGGCAGCCAAAGAGGAAGCCAAGCGACTCCGAGTCAAAATGAAAACCTATGAGAG TTTAGACATGGTCCTacagggtcaaaggtcagaggtaGAGGCCATGATCACTGATATGGGCGTTGGTCAGTCTGCTGTTGAACAGCTGTCCATATACTGCATCTCacttaaaaa GGAGTACGACAATCTGAAAGGAAGCCTCAAGTCATCAAATGAGATGTGTGAGAAGCTTAAAAGGGAACTGATCTCTTCTAACAGCAAG ttGCAAAAAGCTACAACAGAGACAAACAGGACAAAGGAGGACATGAAGGCACTTCAGAACGACCTGTCCAACGCAGACAAAGAGATCACT AGCTTGAAGAAGAAGGTGGAAGTTCTTCAGCGGACGTTAAGTACTCCAACTCGCACTAATGAAGCCATCAGCAGACTGGTCTTCGAAAG CCCAGCTCCTCTGGAGCTGAAGCCTCCTGGTCATGGTCCAATGACAGACTCTCAGGAAATTGACCTCAACCTGACCTTCGACATTAACACACCTGAACAGGTTGAGAAGAAGCCCGTTCAGGTTCCATCTAAGAAGATGCGTCTGGACCCTTCAGC gtCCTCATTCAAAAACACCGAAAATGCACTCGGACATAGT AACGCTCGTGTCAAAGATGATGTCATGATGGGGCCCATGTTAAGGAACTCGCTGCTCTTCAGAAAGAACGCATTTGGGAGCATGCTCGACCCCAGCAAATTTGGCACT gTAAGATCCGGCTACGATGGACTTGGAGGAAGAGCTAAATTTATCCAACCT TCTCCTTTATCTGAGATTCGACCCCTCGCCATGAAGTCCAAGAGGAAGAAGGTCTCCAGGCCTGTTACAAGCAAGCCCACCTCCAGCCTGACCACTCTGGATGGTTTCTTGGAATAA
- the LOC113110923 gene encoding protein SAND-like, whose product MAADVYNKGALWEVKNGNLVPPDRLRQDRSDSPTPGLVEGTEPGAGQEGAMFVHAQSFEDLTADSEPSTSDKAAEVGDSNLENAQEEALEGAEEEAQEGGLVVEQVEEGKEGVRNSNKAKEEDVTSETWRSHRKHMFVLSEAGKPIYTRYGTEEALSSIMGVMMLLMSFVEDKKNIIRSIHADGYRVVFLRKSPLILVGVFRTTCSDWELTRELQYIYYQIVSLLTLTQLNHVFQHRQSYDLRRLLAGSEHFTDNLLRLLDRDPGLLLRAVMCLPLASSARDVVSSSLQAAKAKNLVFSILLAGNRLVTLVRKKDQFLHHMDLHLLFNLVGSSSSFRQGEGWTPICLPKFNPAGFFHAHISYLEPASDLCLILVSTDREDFFNLSDCKKRFLERLRRRSAYQSMQEALSSPSYTVSQVGIPELRHFVYKSKSSGLYTSPDLPVPYQAEEEHERLMGLYQHLHSCLHHPTRPLRNIYHCTETENLYALVTSGFELYLCFSPLGTKGLAVSAVNKLLKWIRKEEDRLFILSPLTY is encoded by the exons ATGGCAGCAGACGTCTACAACAAGGGTGCACTCTGGGAAGTTAAAAATGGCAACTTGGTGCCACCAGATCGACTCCGCCAGGACCGATCGGACAGTCCGACACCGGGGCTGGTGGAGGGGACAGAGCCAG GTGCTGGACAGGAGGGTGCCATGTTTGTTCACGCTCAGTCGTTTGAGGACCTGACTGCTGACAGTGAGCCCAGCACCAGTGACAAAGCTGCAGAGGTGGGCGACTCGAATCTAGAGAATGCTCAAGAAGAGGCTCTGGAAGGAGCTGAGGAGGAGGCGCAGGAGGGAGGTTTGGTGGTTGAACAGGTGGAAGAAGGAAAAGAGGGGGTTCGGAACAGCAACAAGGCAAAAGAGGAGGATGTGACAAGTGAAACATGGCGGAGCCACAGGAAGCATATGTTTGTCTTGAGTGAGGCGGGGAAGCCCATCTATACACGCTATGGAACAGAGGAAGCTCTCTCCAGCATCATGGGAGTCATGATGTTACTCATGTCATTTGTAGAGGATAAGAAGAACATCATACGCTCCATCCATGCAG ATGGCTACAGGGTGGTGTTCCTGCGGAAAAGCCCTCTCATCCTGGTGGGAGTCTTTCGCACTACCTGCTCCGACTGGGAATTGACACGAGAGCTTCAGTACATCTACTACCAGATCGTTAGCCTGCTCACCCTCACGCAGCTGAACCACGTCTTCCAGCACCGGCAGAGCTACGACCTGCGCCGCCTGCTGGCCGGCTCAGAGCACTTCACCGACAACCTTCTGCGGCTCCTCGACCGAGATCCAGGTCTGCTGCTGAGAGCCGTCATGTGCCTGCCTCTGGCCAGCTCGGCCCGTGACGTGGTCTCCTCCAGCTTGCAGGCTGCTAAAGCCAAGAACCTGGTGTTCTCCATTCTGCTCGCAGGAAACAGGCTGGTGACGCTGGTACGCAAAAAAGACCAGTTTCTGCACCACATGGACCTGCACTTGCTCTTTAACTTGGTCGGCTCTTCGTCCTCCTTCCGACAAGGCGAAGGGTGGACACCCATATGTCTGCCCAAATTTAACCCAGCTGGATTTTTCCACGCGCATATTTCTTACCTGGAACCGGCCTCGGATCTCTGTCTTATCCTGGTGTCCACAGATCGTGAGGATTTCTTTAACCTCTCCGACTGTAAGAAGCGGTTCCTAGAGCGCTTGCGCAGGCGCAGTGCATATCAATCAATGCAGGAAGCACTGAGCTCGCCAAGTTATACAGTCTCACAGGTTGGCATACCTGAGCTGCGACACTTTGTGTACAAGTCTAAAAGCTCTGGGCTCTATACAAG TCCTGACTTACCAGTACCATATCAGGCAGAAGAGGAGCATGAAAGGCTGATGGGATTGTACCAGCATCTGCACAGCTGCCTGCATCACCCCACACGTCCCCTGCGCAACATTTACCACTGCACAGAGACTGAGAACCTTTATGCCTTG GTAACGAGTGGTTTCGAGCTCTACCTCTGTTTTAGTCCTCTGGGAACAAAGGGCCTGGCTGTGTCTGCCGTCAACAAGCTCCTAAAGTGGATCAGGAAGGAGGAGGATCGTCTGTTCATACTCAGTCCATTAACATACTGA